A region of Schistosoma mansoni strain Puerto Rico chromosome 1, complete genome DNA encodes the following proteins:
- a CDS encoding putative talin, with product MIFIKVELLTSCRDVATALRSVFLSSGKVQGRPSLDPIYDEVRSNAQVVISNVGQLLQTLKSVEEDERRGIRSLELAANYCREQAKLLPSSKDPEGLLTPNSSRKSGPRSTSVASGSSSLIARYLAPDDLARAAGGPVQSAVSKAILANNTQIHRDIVQTSSATRDAVADLVAAAKCLLRYSDIPPETRSSCAIVTRELAEEFAALLDALKNGLYIPRKSGPENVSNIARRIADISHSLINLVDSLREGPRLIMYFRASSPEWRDVAEKFIGRHVAYHHHYVSNYALGGSSKSHKSIFIRPTCYPLQISSEQTTEQTMNDEAECRIVDAINQLNSSLEKCSADNKLAQSLLVTARSVAVSVQNLIRTARTVISVPPSNAVDRARTAEGASQKSTSSAALWRTELNVSLATQHLCQLSKLCSETVPSITSQKLENNAGELSGGLILSRERLLAAVRQVATAGAQLLLAAKLRKEALMSADIRKLKTAGQAVKESTDLLAETVQRGDIVSNSSTSPQIEITWPTYTNQALLQGIHTKARIQSQQMELEALESRLASLKQS from the exons GTTGTTATTTCTAATGTTGGTCAGCTCCTTCAAACACTAAAGTCAGTAGAAGAAGATGAACGCCGAGGAATTCGATCTCTTGAGCTAGCTGCTAATTATTGTCGTGAACAAGCTAAACTCCTTCCATCATCTAAGGATCCAGAAGGGTTGCTTACACCAAATAGTTCACGTAAATCGGGTCCGCGTAGTACTTCAGTTGCTAGTGGTTCTTCTAGTTTAATTGCTCGTTATTTAGCTCCAGATGATTTAGCTCGTGCTGCTGGTGGACCTGTTCAGTCAGCTGTTTCAAAAGCAATCTTAGCGAATAATACACAAATTCATCGTGACATTGTCCAGACATCATCAGCAACACGAGATGCAGTCGCTGATTTAGTTGCAGCTGCCAAG TGTTTACTACGTTATTCGGATATTCCTCCGGAAACACGATCATCATGTGCTATAGTGACAAGGGAATTGGCTGAAGAGTTCGCTGCTTTATTGGATGCTCTTAAAAAT GGGTTATACATTCCTAGGAAATCAGGTCCAGAAAATGTTTCGAATATAGCTCGTCGTATTGCTGATATTTCACACAGTTTGATCAATTTAGTTGACAGTCTTAGAG AGGGACCACGACTGATTATGTATTTTCGTGCAAGCAGTCCGGAAT GGCGTGATGTTGCTGAAAAGTTCATCGGGCGTCATGtagcttatcatcatcattatgtaTCAAATTATGCTCTAG GTGGCAGTTCAAAATCACACAAAAGTATTTTCATTCGTCCCACATGTTACCCTCTTCAAATATCGTCTGAGCAAACCACTGAGCAAACTATGAACGATGAAGCAGAATGTCGAATTGTCGATGCTATTAATCAGCTTAATTCATCGTTGGAAAAATGC TCGGCGGACAATAAATTAGCTCAATCTCTTCTTGTCACCGCGCGATCAGTCGCTGTATCTGTTCAAAATCTTATCAGAACTGCAAGGACTGTTATTTCCGTACCCCCAAGCAATGCTGTCGACAGAGCTCGGACGGCAGAAGGTGCTTCACAAAAGAGTACTAGCTCAGCTGCTCTTTGGCGTACTGAACTTAATGTATCGCTTGCTACTCAACACTTGTGTCAACTGTCTAAATTATGTTCGGAAACAGTACCATCCATAACCTCGCAAAAATTGGAGAATAACGCCGGGGAGTTATCAGGAGGATTAATTTTATCACGCGAAAGACTTCTGGCTGCTGTGCGTCAAGTGGCAACTGCAGGAGCTCAGTTACTCTTAGCAGCTAAATTAAGAAAAGAAGCTTTAATGTCTGCTGATATTCGAAAGTTGAAA ACTGCAGGACAAGCTGTCAAAGAGTCAACAGACTTACTTGCTGAAACTGTTCAACGAGGTGACATAGTTTCGAATAGTTCAACTTCACCACAAATAGAAATCACTTGGCCAACTTACACAAATCAAGCGTTGTTACAG gGTATCCATACAAAAGCACGAATTCAATCTCAACAAATGGAATTAGAAGCATTAGAATCACGTCTTGCTAGTTTAAAACAATCATAA